CCATGGCCTCACCGTTGCTAGAACTTGGGCTTTCAGTGATGGTGGTTACAGGCCTCTGCAGCATTCTCCTGGCTCCTACAATGAACAAATGTTTAAGGTCTCTCTTGATGAATACTAACTCTCTTTTCACTTCAGTTTTCCCTTGTAGATTCACAATCTTAATGTTGTGGGTTCATTTTGTTGGTTTAAAGGGACTGGATTTTGTTATTGCTGAGGCTAGAAGATATGGGATCAAGCTCATATTGAGCTTGGCTAACAATTATGACAGCTTTGGAGGAAAGAAGCAGTATGTCAACTGGGCTAGAAATCAAGGGCAGTACCTGTCTTCTGATGATGATTTTTTTAGACACCCTGTGGTTAAGGGTTACTTTAAGAATCATATAAAGGTAGCAATTCCTCTTGCCCCTCTTTTTATTTCTGTTTCTGTATTATTGTTTTTTACTTTATGAATTTTATGAGCACAATAGCCATAGATTTCTGCAAATTTGTGTTCTAGAGCTTCACTGGAATTATTTCTGCAGACTGTTCTTAACAGATACAACAGCTTCACTGGAATTCATTACAAAGATGATCCAACAATCATGGCATGGGAACTTATGAATGAGCCTAGATGTACATCTGATCCATCTGGAAGAACTATTCAGGTTTCTTCACTTTCTTTGTCTAATCTTTACCTTGCACACCCTTCCTCATTTCAcggattaaaataaaaaaaaaagttagacTTGTTGAGCTCGATGGATCCCAACCATGCATCGCATTTCAATTTTTACCTAATTTTTGGGTCCACTGCACAGCAATAAAGCATTTCGAGTTTCCTTACTATCCTTTTGCTTTTAGCCCCACAGCCATGAGGGTAGGCACCTCCTTAATcaacggaaaaaaaaaaaggaaaaagaattgcaagaaaaatttattgattcccTTATTACATATTCATATTAATCCATTATTGAATGTGAACTCTTGGAACTTTATGATAGGCTTGGATAATGGAAATGGCTCAGTTTGTGAAATCAGTAGACAGAAATCACTTGCTTGAAGCTGGTTTAGAAGGATTTTATGGACAATCAACCCCACAAAGAAAAAATCTCAACCCTGGTATTGAAATTGGGACAGATTTCATTTCCAACAATCGCATCCCCGGCATTGATTTCGCCACAGTTCACTCATATCCTGATCAATGGTAATCAAACACTACACATATAGAAACTCCTGCACTTACCAGATTCAAGATAACTTATATTGCTGTTGCTTAACCAGGTTGTCTAGCTCTGACAATCAATACCAACTTACTTTCTTGAACAACTGGCTCAATGCACATATCCAAGATGCACAGTACATTCTACGAAAACCAATCCTTGTTACTGAGTTTGGAAAGTCCTGGAAAGATCCTGGTTTCAGCACGTACCAGAGAGATCTGATGTTTAACACAGTTTACTACAAGATATACTCATCAGCTAAAAGAGGAGGTGCAGCTGCTGGAGGCCTGTTTTGGCAACTTCTAACTGAAGGAATGGATAATTTTCGAGACGGTTATGAAGTAATCTTGAGTGAATCTTCCTCAACTGTGAATGTTATTACTCAACAGTCACACAAGCTGTATCAAATTCGCAAGATTTTCGAGAGAATGAGAAATGTGCAGAGGTGGAGGAGGGCCAGAGCCATCAGGAGGCGTCAGTCGCAGAGTGGAAACAGAGGCAGGCATATTGGAAACTGAAGATATGAGTATCTTGAAAGTGTGTGAGTGAAGAATgtgccattttttttttttttttttttttgaggttCCAGACTGTGGTTTTTCTCTTAGAGATGATTGATGTTCGTCCAGGAGAGTAAGCTTAGATGATCAATATGATGAAAGTGAATTTCTATTTATCTGTATAATTGTGCTGTGAGTTTAGTTTACTAAGGAGTATTTCTCATTATGCTTTGTGAAGTTGGAAATTTCCAATAAGAAATTTCATGTTCAAGCCCTATAGTCTCTATACTcacatttctttttctttttttaaacaaTTAGTGACTTCTTAAGTTTAAACGTTGATTCAAAGTGAATTTAAAGAATGGCTAAATTGTCTATTACTAAAAAATAAGGAATAAATTGTgaattttactaaattttattgagaatattataaattaatatttattataataatttcaaaataacaaaataatttttttttcttcacttttttaaCCCAAAACTTGAATGTCAAACGGGCTAAATTCACTGATAGGTTACAACAAATGTAATCAATTTGAAAAAGTTACAGTTGGGTGCATCGAAAATTTGATAAAGAAAACTATGTTTTGTTTTAACCTTAAATCTGTaccattataaaattatatttatttaataatattggaGGAGACTATGgatatatgatatttttaatttaaatattttcaattaaaattaaaaaattaattaaatgaataaaaagcTAATGATGGTTACCACATTTAcaccacaatttttttttttatgaaatttattaatttatatacaaaattcATCTCTTTGTATTTTAATCTGATAAATTGAgtttaaacaaaataattttgagttttactaaatcaaaataatttcgCATAAAATTTAATTCGGCCTCTGAAAGTACGTCATATTTGCCAAAAGAAAAAAGCCCGTCATGAATATCGGCTTGGAACTAGTGAAATCAAATCAACGTGGTCTGACCAGACGGTCTGATCCAGGTTTTAGAACTGATTTTGAGTTTTGACCGGCCGGGGATTCGAGCGAGCTGCAACTGCCAATTAGCTCTGCAAGTGCTCTGCTCCCACACAGAATGCAATTCGTCATTCTTTAACGACCCTCTACCTGTGAACCCAAATGTCTCAATTGAAAAGGTTGCTATAAGCTTCTTTCCGTAGCTTCCCTAAGAAAGGCATGGCTTTGGCCTTAAGGCCTTCTATGAGAGGATTATGTAGACTCTCAAGCCTTGCTTCTACCCAGTGCAAAGACCCGTTGGTTGCATATTCAGCACCAAATGACTTATCTTTAAGAATCCAacccctttttcccttgaacaTGCTTGAAGTCAACTCCCAATTGAAGCATCTGGTTAAAACCGATCGCTTGGAAGACGCTCGCCAAATGTTTGATAAAATGCGTTCCAGAGACGAGATCTCGTGGACTACAATTATATCTGGATATGTCAACGCCACGGACACCACTGAGGCCTTAACGTTGTTCTCCAAAATGTGGGTTGAGCCTGGACTCCACATGGACCCCTTTATACTAAGCCTTGCACTAAAAGCTTGTGGGCTCAGTTTGTGTGCGAGTTTTGGTGAATCGATGCATGCGTATTCGGTAAAAACCGATTTTGTCAACTCAGTTTTTGTGGGGAGTGCCCTTCTGGATATGTACATGAAAGTTGGTAAAATTGAACAAGGCTGCAGGGTGTTTCGTGAGATGCCTGTAAGAAATGTAGTGTCCTGGACTGCAATTATAACAGGGCTTGTTCATGCTGGTTACAGTAAGGAGGGGCTGGTTTACTTCTCTGAAATGTGGAGATCAAAGGTGGTCTGTGACTCCTATACATTTGCTATTGCATTAAAGGCATGTGCTGATTCGGGTGCTTTGAATTATGGGAGAGAGATTCATTGTCAAATATTGAAGAGAAGCCTTGAAGCAAGCTCATTTGTGGCCAACACTCTTGCTACCGTGTATAACAAATGTGGGAAGTTGGACTATGGTTCATATTTGTTTGAGAAGATGACCATAAGGAATGTGGTTTCCTGGACAATGATCATAACCACATATACTCAGATTGGTCAAGAGGAAAATGCTCTTAGAGCATTTATAAGAATGCAAGAAATAGGTGTGAGGCCTAATGAATACACTTTTGCTGCAGTCATCTCCGGTTGTGCCAATCTTGCGAGAATTGAATGGGGTGAACAATTGCATGCCCACATGTTATCTCAGGGTCTAATGGGTTCTCCTTCAGTGGCCAATTCCATCATGACCATGTATTCAAAATGTGGACAGTTAATTTCAACTGCAATAGTGTTTCAAGAATTGACTCGAAGAGATATTGTTTCATGGAGCACAATAATTGCAGGATATTCTCAAGAAGGGTGTGCAGAAGAAGCATTTGAACACCTATCATGGATGAGAAGGGAAGGGCCAAAACCAAATGAATTTACTCTTGCTAGTGTACTGAGTGTTTGTGGAAACATGGCAATCCTTGAGCAAGGGAAGCAATTGCATGCCCATGCCTTGCATGTTGGGTTAGAAGAAACTGCAATGGTCCGAAGTTCATTAATCAATATGTATTCCAAATGTGGAAGCTTAAAGGAAGCTTCAAAAATCTTTGATGAGGCAGACGATGATGATATTGTGTCATGGACAGCTATGATTAATGGATATGCTGAAcatggacgcagccaggaagcCATTAATTTATTTGAGAAGATACCCCAGAATGGTTTGAGACCGGATTCTGTGACTTTCATTGGTGTTCTTACTGCTTGTAGTCATGCTGGACTAGTTGATCTTGGTTTCCATTACTTCAATTCAATGCGTAATGAATACCAAATTTACCCCTCAAAAGAGCACTATGGCTGCATGATTGATCTCCTTTGCCGAGCTGGACGATTAAGTGATGCAGAGAGCATGATTAAAAGCATGCCATTTCAGAAGGATGATGTTGTTTGGTCAACACTTCTTAGAGCATGCAGGGTGCATGGTGATGTTGATTGTGGAAGGCGTACTGCAGAAAAGATCCTTGAATTAGATCCCAATTGTGCAGCTACTCACATTACCTTGGCCAACATATATgctgccaaaggaaggtggaaTGAGGCTGCAAATGCAAGGAAGCAGATGAAATTAAAAGGGATAATAAAGGAACCAGGGTGGTCTTGGATTAAGGTCAAGGATAGAGTTTCAACATTCACATCTCGTGATCAGTCTCATCCCCAGGGTGAAGACATATATAAAATGCTTGATTTATTAGTCTCCAAGGCAGAAAAACCTGTTTTGGAAATAGATTCTCTAAATGATGCCAACTATTAGCTGAGGTGAGCCATTTTCCATCATTGAATGTAGATTCAAGTTAAGATTAACTTATGCAGACACTTTTAGGAGCTGCATGTCAGCAAATATGAGAAGGAGATTAAATCTGGTTGATATAGATTGCAAAAGGAAGCTAGAAAGGATACTCTTACAGTTACaaagatatataaaaaaaaaaataggcgGCAGAAAGTCTCATGTGGAGGATCTTCTTATGGTTGAACTGCTGCACTTTATGCTAAACGAGTTGCTGACGTTAGAAGATAGCAACAAGCATACATCTCGCTCATGCAGGTCACAAATTTTTAATAGAAGCTTACTTTTGTGATCAAAGATGTAGTCGATGATGGATGATGAACCTAAGTTGCTGATGCATCCTATCATGCGGTATGGAGTGTAACGTATGTTTATGTTCTTGTAGAGAGAATCTACAAGAATAGATGGACTGCATCTCTCTTAGCTGCATAAAATTAGCGAAGCATGACCACATGCTATAGGATGATACATTGATCTTAGGAACATGAATGAATTTGTAGGTTTTGTTTCTTCATTGAACTTGTGCAATTAggagaataattttttaactcTTGATAACTTCTGATCTTCAGGTGATATTATTTGCGTAGAGAGTTGGAGATTGGAATGCATTTCGACAATTCAATCGTACTGTTTGTGAATGATAAATTCTCTTGTGGGGCTGTGTTTTCAAATGATTAAATTATACATCTTATGTTTGAGATTCAAAATGGGAACACTATTGGAAATTTAGTTGTTCCATGAAGTTTAGATCTTGAAGTTGGGTTGGAATTCAAGGAGTAGGAGTGTTTCCCCTCTACTTTTCAGTCCATTAAAATGAAAGGAGAGAGAAAGGGACACGTGGAGATGTGAAAGTAGAAGAGTTATGATAAAGCAGTGCAAAACCAATTGTGATAAAGAAGGGGAGATTGACAAATGTAGCCTTCTTTGTGGCATAGTTCTATCTGCAAGTTGTCTTCTCCTTACCGAATTTGTACAATACAAGCTCAGGAATTCTAAAATTTACAAAGGTACTGAAACAGTAGAATTGATATTGTTGAAGAAAGGACACGAGGGTTTTACTAAAATTTTGGATATTCTTTCATGATTTGCAGAAGGATGACATTTTTTCTTTGCAGAAGGATGACATTTTTTCTTTGCAGAAGAATGACAAATTTTCTTCGAAACACAAGGAGCGGCTGCTGATGGGATTCTTCaccaaattaaaaaatcattattcATATATATAGGGGTATTTGGATATGAAGAATTCGAATTTTGATCTAGATACCTTGGCCACTTGGTTATCCCAAGCTAGGCAGTGTTCAATACTTAAattacatgaaaaaaaaaaaaaaaagagaaagaaattaTTGTCGATTAGTAAGGCAGGAACGGATAACATGTGAAAGAAGACACAATGAGTAGGCAAGACCTCCAAAAGCAACAATTATACGAACCCACCGAAAGGACATATAAGCTTCACGCAAAAAGGCATGCCACCACCAATACCACAAAATCGAGAAAATCGACCCAATAGCACCGCCAACAACCACTTGGCTTGTCGTGTGAAATTGTTGTGAAACCCTTAGCCATGACTACAAACACAGATCATAGACAAACTTCAGCAACATTCCCCATTTTTAGTTCCTCAAATTCTTCATATCATCAACATCATACTTACAACATATGACCCACATGCCAATGCAAGTACAGCAACCATCAACGTACTTCCATTTGTTCCATACCTTTCTATAACTGCAACACCATACAGAGAAACTATCATATTCAAGTTGATGGTTTACTAATGACAGAATAAATCAATAAGACCCAGAAATCCAGAAGCAGATACGAAGAACCATAATCTACCTTATCATGGAGATTGTTTAGCGTATTCAAATGTTTCACAGGAATGCATTCTATGTCAATTCAACTAATTAAAGACCTACTTATTTCCTTTAATGATACATAACAGATTCATTAGATTACTATACTAAACTTGACAATCCACCACCCCATATATGTTTGCAAGCAAACACATTGAGTAGACACTTCTGCAGAAAccattttttgttttaaaaaataaataaataaacattctaTCACAAGACCTCAATAAATTCTTCAAGTTTAATGAAATTTCACCACTGTGATTGAACAGCTATTGAGCTAAAAAGGCAGTTCaccaaaaaatatatttatacactTCATGATGTCAAATACAGAGGGTAGGGAAGTGACATTACTTGACAGAATACAAACCCCTATAATGTAGAAGATGGATTGTGCATGTGAAGATGGCATCCCTGGGTCAGATTTCAATGTGGAAACGGGTCTCTGTTGGTTTAATATCCGTTTGAGTCTTAAACAGATGATAACATTTATAACAGATCCCATAGCAAGCCACAATGATGCAGCATCGtgcctccatagaagaacaacACCGAACATGAAAGCTACAACCCATTTGGACTGCACTGCCAGAAATTAAACTACTGATACAATCAGAATTCACAACTAAATACCCAAATAGAAATTTTTGAAACGAGTTAGAAAGATATTAGGACGATCAAATCTACAAGCTTTCTGCAAATTGAACCTCATATGGCAATGCCATACCAAGTAacacatataaatataatcaCTGAAATCAAAGAACAAAAACATAAAGAACAAACCAGGCGATTGAGAGTCGCCCCCAATTCATCAGCCATGGATTCAGGATGAAACTCGGTAGAGCCTTTCACAAAAGCCTCGTGTTGAAAAACTTTGAATTTTTTCTGACCATCGCCACTCCTAAACGCAGAACTTTTGACCAACTCGGTTATAGTCTTTGACACGCGAACCTTGGAACCAAACACACCAAATAAGACCGTTCTTGAATTAGGAAATCGAAGAAGCGAAGTGGGTTTCAAAGAATGGAGCTCAGAAGGGCGATAGAAGGTTGGATTGAAGGGAAGAGCTTTCGTTACCATCATGTTCCTGGGGATTTCCAAGAGTTGAAAACATAACCATGTGAAATCCGAAATATATATGAAGAAAGCCCAGGAGAAAAAAAGGATCTCTTTGTTGGAAGTTGGTATGGGGTTGGGAGAAGGTTCCAAAAATGGCATCTGTGACTAAGAGCAAAATTTAATAATGGCATATTCTTCGCCCGAGTTTCCCTCATCCATGGCAAGCTCCGATGGAGTCATCTGTTTGTAACAGTCTAACAAAGACAACTGACTAGATTAAGAACCATCTGGGCCTTAATACTGGATCAAGATTTACACTTTCAAGTAGATTCAGTTATGAAATCAGGtatagatttattttataaaaataattttaatataatgtaattatattttactaattgaaaataattcaatttttttaatattggattataatatttaattgactattttatataaattgaagTAAATTAATACATGTAGAGGTAAGACCCAGCACAGGTCTGcatactaaatttttttaaaagaaaattaacaaattaatggctggatttaaatatttaacaaGTAAATTAGATTACTATaccatttcatttattttgctTAGTTGAAATTTATTATGGCTTTGAGAAAGAGCTTTGCACAATGGGTGCATGTCTCTGGATTTAATCACCATCCCCTCTCCTCTCTTATATATAAATCACAATTTTAAACTTGGCATCTAAATGCTAGATTTTAGACTCTTATTTGAAGATAAGAGAGAGGTTTCTATATGACTATATTTAACCGTATGAAAATCACAAATTTAAatccattaaaattaaaaaataaatggccGAAAGCTGAAGCCTAACTTGGTGATCTGACAAGAGAAAAGACAGGTGGTTTAGTAATTTCGCAGTCATGTCCAATTGCGCGTCGaaaagaattaaatggccgcttgaCATAGAGAGAGTCTCTGAAATATTCGTACGTACGGACAAGATGACATGACAGGTGGCTCTGTAGCAGAGAggccgttacacgtcactagcggacaaggGAGAAAAGAGC
The Manihot esculenta cultivar AM560-2 chromosome 1, M.esculenta_v8, whole genome shotgun sequence genome window above contains:
- the LOC110601456 gene encoding putative pentatricopeptide repeat-containing protein At3g47840, which gives rise to MALALRPSMRGLCRLSSLASTQCKDPLVAYSAPNDLSLRIQPLFPLNMLEVNSQLKHLVKTDRLEDARQMFDKMRSRDEISWTTIISGYVNATDTTEALTLFSKMWVEPGLHMDPFILSLALKACGLSLCASFGESMHAYSVKTDFVNSVFVGSALLDMYMKVGKIEQGCRVFREMPVRNVVSWTAIITGLVHAGYSKEGLVYFSEMWRSKVVCDSYTFAIALKACADSGALNYGREIHCQILKRSLEASSFVANTLATVYNKCGKLDYGSYLFEKMTIRNVVSWTMIITTYTQIGQEENALRAFIRMQEIGVRPNEYTFAAVISGCANLARIEWGEQLHAHMLSQGLMGSPSVANSIMTMYSKCGQLISTAIVFQELTRRDIVSWSTIIAGYSQEGCAEEAFEHLSWMRREGPKPNEFTLASVLSVCGNMAILEQGKQLHAHALHVGLEETAMVRSSLINMYSKCGSLKEASKIFDEADDDDIVSWTAMINGYAEHGRSQEAINLFEKIPQNGLRPDSVTFIGVLTACSHAGLVDLGFHYFNSMRNEYQIYPSKEHYGCMIDLLCRAGRLSDAESMIKSMPFQKDDVVWSTLLRACRVHGDVDCGRRTAEKILELDPNCAATHITLANIYAAKGRWNEAANARKQMKLKGIIKEPGWSWIKVKDRVSTFTSRDQSHPQGEDIYKMLDLLVSKAEKPVLEIDSLNDANY
- the LOC110619024 gene encoding mannan endo-1,4-beta-mannosidase 7; translation: MRHSMLALLLAVLIHQGCFHIDVEAGDGFIRTRGAHFFLNGNPYYANGFNAYWLMYVASDPSQRYKVSDAFHQAATHGLTVARTWAFSDGGYRPLQHSPGSYNEQMFKGLDFVIAEARRYGIKLILSLANNYDSFGGKKQYVNWARNQGQYLSSDDDFFRHPVVKGYFKNHIKTVLNRYNSFTGIHYKDDPTIMAWELMNEPRCTSDPSGRTIQAWIMEMAQFVKSVDRNHLLEAGLEGFYGQSTPQRKNLNPGIEIGTDFISNNRIPGIDFATVHSYPDQWLSSSDNQYQLTFLNNWLNAHIQDAQYILRKPILVTEFGKSWKDPGFSTYQRDLMFNTVYYKIYSSAKRGGAAAGGLFWQLLTEGMDNFRDGYEVILSESSSTVNVITQQSHKLYQIRKIFERMRNVQRWRRARAIRRRQSQSGNRGRHIGN
- the LOC110601477 gene encoding lipid phosphate phosphatase epsilon 1, chloroplastic, with the protein product MPFLEPSPNPIPTSNKEILFFSWAFFIYISDFTWLCFQLLEIPRNMMVTKALPFNPTFYRPSELHSLKPTSLLRFPNSRTVLFGVFGSKVRVSKTITELVKSSAFRSGDGQKKFKVFQHEAFVKGSTEFHPESMADELGATLNRLSKWVVAFMFGVVLLWRHDAASLWLAMGSVINVIICLRLKRILNQQRPVSTLKSDPGMPSSHAQSIFYIIGVCILSIIERYGTNGSTLMVAVLALACGSYVSWLRVSQQFHTTSQVVVGGAIGSIFSILWYWWWHAFLREAYMSFRWVRIIVAFGGLAYSLCLLSHVIRSCLTNRQ